One genomic region from Syngnathus typhle isolate RoL2023-S1 ecotype Sweden linkage group LG17, RoL_Styp_1.0, whole genome shotgun sequence encodes:
- the sgsm3 gene encoding small G protein signaling modulator 3 isoform X2 has protein sequence MSGTYTPAPGGPFSALTPSMWPQDILAKYHQKDDAELNGLKYDEFGFRVDTEETDDPSPWLGTEGSPQRENPQQRLRWQAHLEFTHNHTVGDLTWELIAPVLPRSERLRTLVLGGVPHSMRPQLWMRLSGALQKKRTSEISYKEIIKNSSNEDTSTSKQIEKDLLRTMPTNVCFSNLTSVGVPRLRRVLRGLAWLYPDIGYCQGTGMVVSCLLLFMEEEDALWMMCALIEDLLPPAYFSSTLLGVQTDQRVLRQLIVQYLPALDRLLQEHDIELSLITLHWFLTSFASVVDIRLLLRIWDLLFYQGSLVLFQITLGMLKIKEEELISSENSASIFNTLSDLPSQLRDGPAVLGEALRLAGNLSQDALDAHRHKHLAYILNEQAQMDSGSAPLNSNLNKVVRRQSLRRKSTLSSLLFGEDDAEALKSKNIKQTELVAALREAITRASEHFHCLDPRHSSTELTPDYSMESHQRDHENFLVVSRNRRRRAKALLDFERHDDDELGFRKNDIITIVSQKDEHCWVGELNGLRGWFPAKFVEILDERSKEYSLAGDDSVTEAVTDLARGTLCPALKAIFLHGLKKPSILGGPCHPWLFIEEAASREVERDFNSVYSRLVLCKTYRLDEDGKVLTPEELLYRAVQSVNMSHDVAHVQMDVKFRSLICVGLNEQVLHLWLEVLCSSMAAVEKWYHPWSFLRSPGWVQIKCELRVLSKFAFSLSQDCELPEQKEKEQRPLKEGVQDMLVKHHLFSWDIDG, from the exons ATGTCAG gcACGTACACCCCGGCCCCCGGTGGGCCCTTCTCAGCGCTCACTCCAAGCATGTGGCCCCAGGACATTTTGGCTAAGTACCATCAA AAAGACGACGCGGAATTGAATGGACTCAAGTATGATGAGTTTGGCTTCAGGGTGGACACAGAAG AGACTGACGATCCCAGTCCTTGGCTCGGCACTGAAGGCTCACCGCAACGTGAAAACCCGCAGCAGAGGTTGCGCTGGCAAGCCCATTTGGAATTCACGCATAATCACACCGTGGGCGACCTGACCTGGGAGCTCATCGCGCCCGTCCTCCCGCGCTCCGAACGCCTGCGGACGCTCGTACTCGGCGGCGTTCCTCATAGCATGAGGCCGCAG TTATGGATGCGTCTGTCGGGAGCCCTGCAGAAGAAGAGGACCTCTGAAATCTCCTATAAAGAAATCATTAAGAACAGCTCCAATGAGGACACCTCCACATCTAAACAG ATAGAGAAGGACTTGCTGCGCACGATGCCCACCAACGTGTGCTTCAGCAACCTGACGAGCGTTGGGGTCCCGAGGCTGCGACGGGTACTTCGAGGCTTGGCCTGGCTTTACCCCGACATCGGCTACTGCCAGGGAACTGGAatg GTGGTTTCCTGCCTGTTACTCTTTATGGAGGAGGAAGATGCGCTATGGATGATGTGTGCCCTGATTGAAGACCTCCTCCCTCCAGCGTACTTCTCCTCCACCCTACTGGGCGTCCAAACGGACCAGAGAGTGCTTCGTCAGCTCATCGTTCAGTACCTACCGGCCCTTGACCGCCTTTTGCAGGAGCACGACATCG AGCTGTCTCTGATCACGTTGCACTGGTTCCTAACATCCTTTGCCAGTGTGGTGGACATCCGTTTGCTCCTCCGGATCTGGGACCTCCTTTTCTACCAGGGCTCCTTAGTGCTCTTTCAAATCACGCTGGGCATGCTGAAGATCAAG GAGGAGGAGCTCATATCGTCCGAGAACTCTGCGTCTATTTTTAACACTCTGTCCGACCTACCGAGCCAGTTGAGGGACGGGCCGGCCGTTCTCGGGGAAGCTTTGAGGCTGGCAGGGAATCTGTCACAGGACGCCCTGGATGCTCACCGACACAAGCACCTGGCTTACATCCTCAACGAGCAGGCCCAGATGGATAGCGGGAGCGCGCCGCTCAATTCCAATCTCAACAAG GTGGTGCGGAGGCAGTCCCTTCGTCGAAAGTCCACTTTAAGCTCTCTGCTGTTTGGGGAGGATGACGCCGAAGCTCTCAAGTCCAAGAACATCAAGCAGACGGAGCTGGTGGCGGCCCTTCGAGAGGCCATCACTCGCGCGTCCGAGCATTTCCACTGTCTTGACCCGCGCCACTCCAGCACT GAGCTAACCCCGGACTACTCCATGGAAAGCCACCAGCGGGACCATGAAAACTTCCTGGTGGTGTCCCGGAACCGACGGCGACGAGCCAAGGCTTTGCTGGATTTCGAGAGGCACGACGATGACGAGTTGGGCTTCAGGAAGAATGACATCATCACG atTGTCTCACAGAAGGATGAACACTGTTGGGTTGGGGAGCTCAATGGCCTTCGAG GCTGGTTCCCCGCAAAGTTTGTGGAGATCCTCGATGAAAGAAGTAAAGAG taCTCGTTAGCAGGAGACGACTCTGTAACCGAAGCTGTGACCGATCTAGCCAGAGGGACTCTATGCCCGGCGCTGAAGGCCATCTTTCTGCACGGCCTGAAGAAACCCTCCATTTTGGGCGGGCCCTGTCACCCGTGGTTATTCATAGAAGAG GCGGCCAGCAGAGAGGTCGAGAGAGACTTCAACTCGGTCTACTCCAGACTGGTGCTGTGTAAAACCTACAG gttAGATGAAGATGGGAAGGTTCTTACGCCAGAAGAGCTCCTATACCGG GCGGTGCAGTCTGTCAACATGAGCCATGATGTCGCTCACGTTCAGATGGATGTTAAGTTCCGCTCTCTGATCTGCGTCGGCCTCAA TGAGCAGGTGTTGCATTTATGGTTGGAGGTGCTGTGTTCCAGCATGGCGGCCGTCGAGAAGTGGTATCATCCGTGGTCATTTCTACGCAGTCCAGGATGGGTTCAGATTAAATGTGAACTCAG GGTCTTATCAAAGTTTGCCTTCAGTCTTTCTCAAGATTGCGAATTACCGGAGCAGAAAGag AAGGAGCAGAGGCCGCTGAAAGAGGGCGTGCAAGACATGCTGGTGAAGCATCATCTCTTCAGCTGGGACATTGACGGCTAG
- the sgsm3 gene encoding small G protein signaling modulator 3 isoform X3 translates to MSGTYTPAPGGPFSALTPSMWPQDILAKYHQKDDAELNGLKYDEFGFRVDTEETDDPSPWLGTEGSPQRENPQQRLRWQAHLEFTHNHTVGDLTWELIAPVLPRSERLRTLVLGGVPHSMRPQLWMRLSGALQKKRTSEISYKEIIKNSSNEDTSTSKQIEKDLLRTMPTNVCFSNLTSVGVPRLRRVLRGLAWLYPDIGYCQGTGMVVSCLLLFMEEEDALWMMCALIEDLLPPAYFSSTLLGVQTDQRVLRQLIVQYLPALDRLLQEHDIELSLITLHWFLTSFASVVDIRLLLRIWDLLFYQGSLVLFQITLGMLKIKEEELISSENSASIFNTLSDLPSQLRDGPAVLGEALRLAGNLSQDALDAHRHKHLAYILNEQAQMDSGSAPLNSNLNKVVRRQSLRRKSTLSSLLFGEDDAEALKSKNIKQTELVAALREAITRASEHFHCLDPRHSSTELTPDYSMESHQRDHENFLVVSRNRRRRAKALLDFERHDDDELGFRKNDIITIVSQKDEHCWVGELNGLRGWFPAKFVEILDERSKEYSLAGDDSVTEAVTDLARGTLCPALKAIFLHGLKKPSILGGPCHPWLFIEEAASREVERDFNSVYSRLVLCKTYRLDEDGKVLTPEELLYRAVQSVNMSHDVAHVQMDVKFRSLICVGLNEQVLHLWLEVLCSSMAAVEKWYHPWSFLRSPGWVQIKCELRVLSKFAFSLSQDCELPEQKEEQRPLKEGVQDMLVKHHLFSWDIDG, encoded by the exons ATGTCAG gcACGTACACCCCGGCCCCCGGTGGGCCCTTCTCAGCGCTCACTCCAAGCATGTGGCCCCAGGACATTTTGGCTAAGTACCATCAA AAAGACGACGCGGAATTGAATGGACTCAAGTATGATGAGTTTGGCTTCAGGGTGGACACAGAAG AGACTGACGATCCCAGTCCTTGGCTCGGCACTGAAGGCTCACCGCAACGTGAAAACCCGCAGCAGAGGTTGCGCTGGCAAGCCCATTTGGAATTCACGCATAATCACACCGTGGGCGACCTGACCTGGGAGCTCATCGCGCCCGTCCTCCCGCGCTCCGAACGCCTGCGGACGCTCGTACTCGGCGGCGTTCCTCATAGCATGAGGCCGCAG TTATGGATGCGTCTGTCGGGAGCCCTGCAGAAGAAGAGGACCTCTGAAATCTCCTATAAAGAAATCATTAAGAACAGCTCCAATGAGGACACCTCCACATCTAAACAG ATAGAGAAGGACTTGCTGCGCACGATGCCCACCAACGTGTGCTTCAGCAACCTGACGAGCGTTGGGGTCCCGAGGCTGCGACGGGTACTTCGAGGCTTGGCCTGGCTTTACCCCGACATCGGCTACTGCCAGGGAACTGGAatg GTGGTTTCCTGCCTGTTACTCTTTATGGAGGAGGAAGATGCGCTATGGATGATGTGTGCCCTGATTGAAGACCTCCTCCCTCCAGCGTACTTCTCCTCCACCCTACTGGGCGTCCAAACGGACCAGAGAGTGCTTCGTCAGCTCATCGTTCAGTACCTACCGGCCCTTGACCGCCTTTTGCAGGAGCACGACATCG AGCTGTCTCTGATCACGTTGCACTGGTTCCTAACATCCTTTGCCAGTGTGGTGGACATCCGTTTGCTCCTCCGGATCTGGGACCTCCTTTTCTACCAGGGCTCCTTAGTGCTCTTTCAAATCACGCTGGGCATGCTGAAGATCAAG GAGGAGGAGCTCATATCGTCCGAGAACTCTGCGTCTATTTTTAACACTCTGTCCGACCTACCGAGCCAGTTGAGGGACGGGCCGGCCGTTCTCGGGGAAGCTTTGAGGCTGGCAGGGAATCTGTCACAGGACGCCCTGGATGCTCACCGACACAAGCACCTGGCTTACATCCTCAACGAGCAGGCCCAGATGGATAGCGGGAGCGCGCCGCTCAATTCCAATCTCAACAAG GTGGTGCGGAGGCAGTCCCTTCGTCGAAAGTCCACTTTAAGCTCTCTGCTGTTTGGGGAGGATGACGCCGAAGCTCTCAAGTCCAAGAACATCAAGCAGACGGAGCTGGTGGCGGCCCTTCGAGAGGCCATCACTCGCGCGTCCGAGCATTTCCACTGTCTTGACCCGCGCCACTCCAGCACT GAGCTAACCCCGGACTACTCCATGGAAAGCCACCAGCGGGACCATGAAAACTTCCTGGTGGTGTCCCGGAACCGACGGCGACGAGCCAAGGCTTTGCTGGATTTCGAGAGGCACGACGATGACGAGTTGGGCTTCAGGAAGAATGACATCATCACG atTGTCTCACAGAAGGATGAACACTGTTGGGTTGGGGAGCTCAATGGCCTTCGAG GCTGGTTCCCCGCAAAGTTTGTGGAGATCCTCGATGAAAGAAGTAAAGAG taCTCGTTAGCAGGAGACGACTCTGTAACCGAAGCTGTGACCGATCTAGCCAGAGGGACTCTATGCCCGGCGCTGAAGGCCATCTTTCTGCACGGCCTGAAGAAACCCTCCATTTTGGGCGGGCCCTGTCACCCGTGGTTATTCATAGAAGAG GCGGCCAGCAGAGAGGTCGAGAGAGACTTCAACTCGGTCTACTCCAGACTGGTGCTGTGTAAAACCTACAG gttAGATGAAGATGGGAAGGTTCTTACGCCAGAAGAGCTCCTATACCGG GCGGTGCAGTCTGTCAACATGAGCCATGATGTCGCTCACGTTCAGATGGATGTTAAGTTCCGCTCTCTGATCTGCGTCGGCCTCAA TGAGCAGGTGTTGCATTTATGGTTGGAGGTGCTGTGTTCCAGCATGGCGGCCGTCGAGAAGTGGTATCATCCGTGGTCATTTCTACGCAGTCCAGGATGGGTTCAGATTAAATGTGAACTCAG GGTCTTATCAAAGTTTGCCTTCAGTCTTTCTCAAGATTGCGAATTACCGGAGCAGAAAGag GAGCAGAGGCCGCTGAAAGAGGGCGTGCAAGACATGCTGGTGAAGCATCATCTCTTCAGCTGGGACATTGACGGCTAG
- the sgsm3 gene encoding small G protein signaling modulator 3 isoform X1, translating into MSGTYTPAPGGPFSALTPSMWPQDILAKYHQKDDAELNGLKYDEFGFRVDTEETDDPSPWLGTEGSPQRENPQQRLRWQAHLEFTHNHTVGDLTWELIAPVLPRSERLRTLVLGGVPHSMRPQLWMRLSGALQKKRTSEISYKEIIKNSSNEDTSTSKQIEKDLLRTMPTNVCFSNLTSVGVPRLRRVLRGLAWLYPDIGYCQGTGMVVSCLLLFMEEEDALWMMCALIEDLLPPAYFSSTLLGVQTDQRVLRQLIVQYLPALDRLLQEHDIELSLITLHWFLTSFASVVDIRLLLRIWDLLFYQGSLVLFQITLGMLKIKVSSRTLNSFPKAFYNVRRLRLPQEEELISSENSASIFNTLSDLPSQLRDGPAVLGEALRLAGNLSQDALDAHRHKHLAYILNEQAQMDSGSAPLNSNLNKVVRRQSLRRKSTLSSLLFGEDDAEALKSKNIKQTELVAALREAITRASEHFHCLDPRHSSTELTPDYSMESHQRDHENFLVVSRNRRRRAKALLDFERHDDDELGFRKNDIITIVSQKDEHCWVGELNGLRGWFPAKFVEILDERSKEYSLAGDDSVTEAVTDLARGTLCPALKAIFLHGLKKPSILGGPCHPWLFIEEAASREVERDFNSVYSRLVLCKTYRLDEDGKVLTPEELLYRAVQSVNMSHDVAHVQMDVKFRSLICVGLNEQVLHLWLEVLCSSMAAVEKWYHPWSFLRSPGWVQIKCELRVLSKFAFSLSQDCELPEQKEKEQRPLKEGVQDMLVKHHLFSWDIDG; encoded by the exons ATGTCAG gcACGTACACCCCGGCCCCCGGTGGGCCCTTCTCAGCGCTCACTCCAAGCATGTGGCCCCAGGACATTTTGGCTAAGTACCATCAA AAAGACGACGCGGAATTGAATGGACTCAAGTATGATGAGTTTGGCTTCAGGGTGGACACAGAAG AGACTGACGATCCCAGTCCTTGGCTCGGCACTGAAGGCTCACCGCAACGTGAAAACCCGCAGCAGAGGTTGCGCTGGCAAGCCCATTTGGAATTCACGCATAATCACACCGTGGGCGACCTGACCTGGGAGCTCATCGCGCCCGTCCTCCCGCGCTCCGAACGCCTGCGGACGCTCGTACTCGGCGGCGTTCCTCATAGCATGAGGCCGCAG TTATGGATGCGTCTGTCGGGAGCCCTGCAGAAGAAGAGGACCTCTGAAATCTCCTATAAAGAAATCATTAAGAACAGCTCCAATGAGGACACCTCCACATCTAAACAG ATAGAGAAGGACTTGCTGCGCACGATGCCCACCAACGTGTGCTTCAGCAACCTGACGAGCGTTGGGGTCCCGAGGCTGCGACGGGTACTTCGAGGCTTGGCCTGGCTTTACCCCGACATCGGCTACTGCCAGGGAACTGGAatg GTGGTTTCCTGCCTGTTACTCTTTATGGAGGAGGAAGATGCGCTATGGATGATGTGTGCCCTGATTGAAGACCTCCTCCCTCCAGCGTACTTCTCCTCCACCCTACTGGGCGTCCAAACGGACCAGAGAGTGCTTCGTCAGCTCATCGTTCAGTACCTACCGGCCCTTGACCGCCTTTTGCAGGAGCACGACATCG AGCTGTCTCTGATCACGTTGCACTGGTTCCTAACATCCTTTGCCAGTGTGGTGGACATCCGTTTGCTCCTCCGGATCTGGGACCTCCTTTTCTACCAGGGCTCCTTAGTGCTCTTTCAAATCACGCTGGGCATGCTGAAGATCAAGGTGAGCTCCCGTACcttgaattcttttccaaaggcGTTTTATAATGTAAGGCGTCTCCGTCTACCTCAGGAGGAGGAGCTCATATCGTCCGAGAACTCTGCGTCTATTTTTAACACTCTGTCCGACCTACCGAGCCAGTTGAGGGACGGGCCGGCCGTTCTCGGGGAAGCTTTGAGGCTGGCAGGGAATCTGTCACAGGACGCCCTGGATGCTCACCGACACAAGCACCTGGCTTACATCCTCAACGAGCAGGCCCAGATGGATAGCGGGAGCGCGCCGCTCAATTCCAATCTCAACAAG GTGGTGCGGAGGCAGTCCCTTCGTCGAAAGTCCACTTTAAGCTCTCTGCTGTTTGGGGAGGATGACGCCGAAGCTCTCAAGTCCAAGAACATCAAGCAGACGGAGCTGGTGGCGGCCCTTCGAGAGGCCATCACTCGCGCGTCCGAGCATTTCCACTGTCTTGACCCGCGCCACTCCAGCACT GAGCTAACCCCGGACTACTCCATGGAAAGCCACCAGCGGGACCATGAAAACTTCCTGGTGGTGTCCCGGAACCGACGGCGACGAGCCAAGGCTTTGCTGGATTTCGAGAGGCACGACGATGACGAGTTGGGCTTCAGGAAGAATGACATCATCACG atTGTCTCACAGAAGGATGAACACTGTTGGGTTGGGGAGCTCAATGGCCTTCGAG GCTGGTTCCCCGCAAAGTTTGTGGAGATCCTCGATGAAAGAAGTAAAGAG taCTCGTTAGCAGGAGACGACTCTGTAACCGAAGCTGTGACCGATCTAGCCAGAGGGACTCTATGCCCGGCGCTGAAGGCCATCTTTCTGCACGGCCTGAAGAAACCCTCCATTTTGGGCGGGCCCTGTCACCCGTGGTTATTCATAGAAGAG GCGGCCAGCAGAGAGGTCGAGAGAGACTTCAACTCGGTCTACTCCAGACTGGTGCTGTGTAAAACCTACAG gttAGATGAAGATGGGAAGGTTCTTACGCCAGAAGAGCTCCTATACCGG GCGGTGCAGTCTGTCAACATGAGCCATGATGTCGCTCACGTTCAGATGGATGTTAAGTTCCGCTCTCTGATCTGCGTCGGCCTCAA TGAGCAGGTGTTGCATTTATGGTTGGAGGTGCTGTGTTCCAGCATGGCGGCCGTCGAGAAGTGGTATCATCCGTGGTCATTTCTACGCAGTCCAGGATGGGTTCAGATTAAATGTGAACTCAG GGTCTTATCAAAGTTTGCCTTCAGTCTTTCTCAAGATTGCGAATTACCGGAGCAGAAAGag AAGGAGCAGAGGCCGCTGAAAGAGGGCGTGCAAGACATGCTGGTGAAGCATCATCTCTTCAGCTGGGACATTGACGGCTAG